One window from the genome of Rhodococcus sp. ABRD24 encodes:
- a CDS encoding DUF5318 family protein yields MDYALQRRSLLAEVYSGRTGVTEVCDASPYLLRAAKFHGRSSSVMCPICRKEELTIVSWVFGDRLGPVSGSARTPEELVRLAASEEEFSVHVVEVCRTCSWNHLVQSYVLGAVPAPKRPRRSTSSRSSARRTAIE; encoded by the coding sequence GTGGACTACGCGCTGCAGCGCCGGTCCTTGCTCGCCGAGGTCTACTCGGGGCGGACCGGCGTGACCGAAGTCTGCGATGCGAGTCCCTACCTGCTGCGGGCGGCCAAGTTCCATGGCCGCAGCAGTTCCGTGATGTGCCCGATCTGCCGTAAAGAAGAGCTGACCATAGTTTCTTGGGTTTTCGGCGACAGATTGGGTCCGGTTTCCGGCTCTGCTCGGACGCCGGAGGAGCTGGTGCGACTGGCTGCGAGCGAGGAGGAATTCTCGGTCCACGTCGTCGAGGTGTGCCGCACGTGCAGCTGGAACCATCTGGTTCAGTCCTACGTTCTCGGTGCGGTACCGGCGCCGAAGCGGCCGCGGAGGTCCACCTCCAGCCGCTCGTCGGCCCGCCGCACCGCGATCGAGTAA
- a CDS encoding DUF1707 domain-containing protein: MPQRASARKRARDIDRAQTCTLLDAGYGEGQLDPTEYQARTTQAMKAKTLGELGSLVADLQVPEHLVEAARESSPAPRRRVPGGAVAAVAVAVVAIFGTVVYTNRGDAAAPETAVVADRAPAPAPVAPGEPAPIVIEPLDPRSPEGIRDFLRQYEQKFGDLRVDDVIFYPTYVFFARMLPDQPYRAQDWSFRGGFSPSRAPESRSLDTVTVDLAALDVDRLAEVIATGPGRVGMPAAEVEHIFVRPDSGEGGEGLVSVLFEDQEKRTGMVDTRMDGTIIDVSPAQGR, translated from the coding sequence GTGCCACAGCGAGCCTCGGCGAGAAAACGTGCGCGCGACATCGATCGCGCCCAGACCTGCACACTCCTCGACGCCGGGTACGGAGAGGGCCAACTGGACCCGACCGAGTACCAGGCCCGGACCACGCAGGCCATGAAGGCCAAGACGCTCGGCGAACTGGGTTCCCTCGTCGCAGATCTGCAAGTTCCCGAGCATCTCGTCGAGGCCGCGCGCGAGTCCTCGCCGGCACCGCGCAGGCGGGTTCCGGGAGGCGCCGTGGCCGCGGTTGCCGTCGCGGTCGTGGCAATCTTCGGAACGGTGGTGTACACGAATCGGGGCGACGCCGCGGCCCCCGAGACGGCCGTCGTCGCTGATCGGGCCCCGGCGCCTGCTCCCGTCGCACCCGGTGAGCCGGCACCGATCGTGATCGAGCCGCTCGACCCCCGCTCTCCCGAAGGGATCCGCGACTTCCTGCGTCAGTACGAGCAGAAGTTCGGTGACCTGCGGGTGGACGACGTGATCTTCTACCCGACCTACGTGTTCTTCGCGCGGATGCTGCCGGACCAACCGTATCGCGCACAGGATTGGAGCTTCCGGGGCGGCTTCTCACCGTCGAGGGCGCCGGAGTCCCGCTCCTTGGACACTGTCACCGTCGACCTCGCAGCCCTCGACGTCGACCGCCTCGCCGAGGTGATCGCGACCGGGCCGGGGCGTGTCGGAATGCCCGCCGCAGAGGTGGAGCACATCTTCGTGCGACCGGATTCGGGCGAGGGTGGCGAGGGTCTGGTCAGCGTCTTGTTCGAGGACCAAGAGAAACGAACAGGAATGGTGGACACGCGGATGGACGGCACGATCATCGACGTCTCGCCGGCCCAGGGACGGTGA
- a CDS encoding DUF1707 domain-containing protein codes for MTATTRVRARDVDRAVVCDALDTAYADGQLSDVEHRKRVHAARAARTLDDLDRLVRDLQAHSPLRDSVLTPPPPRSPRWILALAAAVVLVCGVAVVASATQDHIDAAGGAAGADLTTATGLGQMLDDIDRQLGSSEVDSLTIYPEYASISRPVPGAPGSEQSYRYEDGKLTDEGRSPGRTEGVPVDLAKLRPNVSRLIGLLKGADRTLGVDDPTQIYLIADRDDDAGPVVSIYLRNEDTGSQGFLTADFDGVVRSVYRSDR; via the coding sequence ATGACCGCGACAACGCGAGTTCGCGCCCGTGACGTCGACCGCGCGGTGGTGTGCGATGCCCTCGACACGGCCTACGCCGACGGGCAACTATCCGATGTCGAGCACCGGAAGCGAGTGCATGCCGCACGGGCGGCGCGCACTCTGGACGATCTCGATCGGCTCGTGCGGGACCTGCAGGCGCACTCGCCTCTGCGGGATTCCGTGCTCACCCCGCCCCCACCGCGGAGCCCCCGCTGGATTCTCGCGCTCGCGGCCGCTGTCGTCCTGGTGTGCGGCGTCGCGGTGGTGGCCTCGGCGACCCAGGATCACATCGATGCGGCTGGTGGCGCGGCAGGCGCCGACCTGACCACCGCAACGGGGCTCGGGCAGATGCTCGACGACATCGACCGGCAACTGGGCAGTTCGGAGGTCGACAGCCTGACGATCTATCCCGAGTACGCGTCGATCTCCCGCCCGGTGCCCGGCGCGCCCGGCAGCGAACAGTCGTACCGCTACGAAGACGGAAAGCTCACGGACGAGGGAAGGTCGCCGGGCCGCACCGAGGGCGTACCTGTCGATCTGGCGAAACTCCGCCCGAACGTCTCCCGGCTGATCGGGCTGCTGAAAGGCGCCGATCGCACCCTGGGTGTGGACGATCCGACCCAGATCTACCTGATCGCGGACCGCGACGACGATGCGGGGCCGGTCGTGAGCATCTATCTGCGGAACGAGGACACCGGCTCGCAGGGGTTCCTGACGGCCGATTTCGACGGCGTGGTCCGCAGCGTCTACCGGAGCGACCGGTAG
- a CDS encoding PadR family transcriptional regulator — protein sequence MLELAILGLLLESPMHGYELRKRLTGLLGAFRAFSYGSLYPTLRRMQADGLIAEDAGVDGTIKRRARRVYELTPTGRKRFTELVADTGPQNYTDDGFGVHLAFFSRTPAEARMRILEGRRRQVEERREGLRDAVGRASGSLDRYTRQLHQLGLETSEREVRWLNELIAAEQTSTTSAPKKNEGEPDHG from the coding sequence TTGCTCGAACTCGCAATTCTCGGGCTACTCCTCGAGTCACCCATGCACGGATACGAGCTTCGCAAGCGGCTGACCGGCCTGCTCGGTGCATTTCGCGCGTTCTCCTACGGCTCGCTGTACCCGACCCTGCGCCGCATGCAGGCGGACGGGTTGATCGCCGAGGACGCGGGAGTCGACGGCACCATCAAGCGCCGGGCGCGCCGCGTCTACGAGCTCACCCCCACCGGCCGCAAGCGTTTCACCGAGCTGGTGGCGGACACTGGGCCGCAGAACTACACCGACGACGGGTTCGGCGTGCACCTCGCCTTCTTCAGCCGTACCCCCGCCGAAGCGCGGATGCGAATCCTGGAAGGCAGACGACGCCAGGTCGAGGAGCGCCGTGAGGGCCTCCGCGACGCCGTCGGGCGGGCCAGCGGATCACTCGATCGCTACACCCGCCAGCTCCACCAGCTCGGTCTCGAAACGAGCGAACGGGAAGTGCGATGGCTCAACGAGCTGATCGCCGCCGAACAAACATCAACAACATCAGCACCCAAGAAAAACGAAGGAGAACCCGACCATGGGTGA
- a CDS encoding inositol-3-phosphate synthase, translated as MGENSTTVRVAIVGVGNCASSLVQGVQYYKDADESSTVPGLMHVKFGQYHVRDVQFVAAFDVDAKKVGFDLSEAILASENNTIKIADVPPLDVPVQRGPTLDGIGKYYAETIEVSDAEPVDVVAALKAAKVDVLVSYLPVGSEEADKFYAQCCIDAGVAFVNALPVFIASDPEWAAKFKDAGVPIVGDDIKSQVGATITHRVMAKLFEDRGVVLDRTYQLNVGGNMDFKNMLERDRLESKKVSKTQAVTSNLTGSLAGKVHDRNVHIGPSDYVEWLDDRKWAYVRLEGRAFGDAPLNLEYKLEVWDSPNSAGIIIDAVRAAKIALDRGIGGPVYPASAYLMKSPPVQMADDKARADLEAFIIGAE; from the coding sequence ATGGGTGAGAACAGCACCACGGTGCGCGTAGCCATTGTGGGCGTGGGTAACTGTGCCTCGTCCCTGGTCCAGGGCGTGCAGTACTACAAGGACGCCGACGAGAGCTCGACCGTTCCCGGCCTGATGCACGTGAAGTTCGGCCAGTACCACGTTCGCGACGTCCAGTTCGTCGCCGCCTTCGACGTCGACGCCAAGAAGGTCGGATTCGACCTGTCCGAGGCGATCCTCGCCAGCGAGAACAACACCATCAAGATCGCCGACGTGCCGCCGCTCGACGTCCCGGTCCAGCGCGGTCCGACGCTCGACGGCATCGGCAAGTACTACGCGGAGACCATCGAGGTCTCCGACGCGGAGCCCGTCGACGTCGTCGCCGCCCTCAAGGCCGCCAAGGTCGATGTCCTCGTCTCCTACCTGCCGGTGGGCTCCGAGGAGGCTGACAAGTTCTACGCGCAGTGCTGCATCGACGCCGGTGTCGCGTTCGTCAACGCCCTGCCCGTCTTCATCGCCTCCGATCCGGAGTGGGCCGCGAAGTTCAAGGACGCCGGCGTCCCGATCGTGGGCGACGACATCAAGAGCCAGGTCGGTGCCACCATCACCCACCGCGTGATGGCGAAGCTGTTCGAGGACCGCGGCGTCGTGCTGGACCGTACCTACCAGCTCAATGTCGGTGGAAACATGGACTTCAAGAACATGCTCGAGCGTGATCGCCTGGAGTCCAAGAAGGTCTCCAAGACCCAGGCCGTGACGTCGAACCTCACCGGTTCGCTCGCCGGCAAGGTTCACGACCGCAACGTCCACATCGGTCCCTCGGACTACGTGGAGTGGCTCGACGACCGCAAGTGGGCGTACGTCCGTCTCGAGGGCCGCGCCTTCGGTGACGCCCCGCTGAACCTCGAGTACAAGCTCGAGGTCTGGGACTCGCCGAACTCCGCTGGCATCATCATCGACGCCGTCCGCGCCGCGAAGATCGCGCTGGACCGCGGCATCGGTGGACCGGTCTACCCGGCCTCCGCCTACCTGATGAAGTCGCCGCCGGTCCAGATGGCCGACGACAAGGCACGCGCCGACCTCGAGGCCTTCATCATCGGCGCCGAGTAA
- a CDS encoding phosphotransferase family protein — protein sequence MTADLPENARAVRDEDAFDVEAVAQWLRENSVHENGVPEVRQFAGGASNLTYLLRYPHRDLVLRRPPAGAKPSSGHDMVREYRIQSLLAPVYPHVPAMVGLCTDPSVLGSDFYVMERVEGTILRAAPPAELGLTPENTRELCLRVIDLLIELHGVDPDAAGLDEFGRGTGYVARQVAGWTKRYAAARTDNVPDFARVTKWLEDNQPEDIASAVIHGDFRLDNVVLGDDLMPRAVLDWELATIGDPLMDLGSSLAYWVQADDHPMMQATKRQPSDLPGMLTRREIVDYYAERTGLPVDNWGFYEVFGLFRLAVIAQQIYYRYHHGQTTNPAFEHFWMAVGYLDTRCNELIDGTGKAQ from the coding sequence GTGACGGCGGACCTGCCCGAGAACGCGCGCGCCGTCCGCGACGAGGACGCCTTCGATGTCGAGGCCGTCGCGCAGTGGCTCCGAGAAAACAGTGTGCACGAGAACGGTGTTCCCGAGGTGCGCCAGTTCGCGGGTGGGGCGTCGAACCTGACCTACTTGCTGCGCTACCCGCACCGAGATCTGGTGCTGCGCCGTCCCCCTGCCGGGGCGAAGCCGTCGTCCGGGCACGACATGGTCCGCGAGTACCGCATCCAGTCGCTGCTCGCGCCCGTGTACCCGCACGTGCCGGCGATGGTGGGCCTGTGCACCGATCCTTCGGTGCTGGGCAGCGACTTCTACGTGATGGAACGCGTCGAGGGCACGATCCTGCGGGCCGCTCCCCCGGCGGAACTCGGCCTGACGCCGGAGAACACCCGCGAGCTGTGCCTGCGCGTGATCGACCTGCTGATCGAACTGCACGGCGTCGACCCGGACGCGGCGGGACTCGACGAGTTCGGCCGCGGCACCGGATATGTGGCGCGGCAGGTGGCGGGCTGGACCAAGCGCTATGCGGCGGCCCGCACCGACAACGTGCCCGATTTCGCACGGGTCACGAAGTGGCTCGAGGACAATCAACCGGAGGACATCGCGTCGGCGGTGATCCACGGCGACTTCCGGCTCGACAATGTCGTGCTCGGTGACGACCTGATGCCCCGTGCCGTCCTGGACTGGGAGTTGGCCACCATCGGCGACCCGCTGATGGATCTGGGTTCGAGCCTCGCGTACTGGGTGCAGGCCGACGATCATCCGATGATGCAGGCCACCAAGCGTCAGCCGTCGGACCTGCCGGGCATGCTCACCCGTCGGGAGATCGTCGACTATTACGCAGAGCGAACCGGCCTCCCCGTCGACAACTGGGGTTTCTACGAGGTGTTCGGGCTGTTCCGCCTAGCGGTGATCGCGCAGCAGATCTACTACCGCTATCACCACGGCCAGACCACCAATCCCGCGTTCGAGCACTTCTGGATGGCGGTGGGCTATCTCGATACCCGGTGCAACGAACTGATCGACGGCACGGGGAAGGCGCAGTAG
- a CDS encoding acyl-CoA dehydrogenase family protein: MDFSQTARSREYLDRLRAFIATEVAPVEARLRAERVAPLAQRSDVSGAAMWQVSDEFRALQTKAREQGLWNLFMPDAELGADLTNVEYAPLAEEMGRSPFVSAIFNCDAPDTGNMEVLYHYGSPAQKERWLRPLLDGEIRSAFCMTEPEVASSDATNMAATAIVEGDEVVLNGRKWWSTGIGSPDCKILIFMGLTDPEAHRYQRHSMVLVPMDTPGVKVERMLSTMGFYDEPGGHGEVSFTDVRLPLDAIIAGPGRGFEIAQGRLGPGRVHHCMRLVGLAEAALELAIRRGTERVAFGKPLINLGGNRERVADARIAINQLRLLVLNTAWLLDTQGIAGARSAVSEIKVAAPRVAQQVIDFAIQIHGGGGLSDDFPLAGAWTAARALRLADGPDEVHQGLVARFELGKYQ; encoded by the coding sequence ATGGATTTCTCACAGACCGCACGGTCGAGGGAGTACCTCGACCGACTGCGCGCCTTCATCGCGACCGAGGTTGCCCCCGTCGAGGCCCGGCTCCGGGCCGAGCGCGTCGCGCCGCTCGCGCAGCGCTCCGACGTCTCCGGCGCCGCGATGTGGCAGGTCTCCGATGAGTTCCGTGCGCTGCAGACCAAGGCCCGCGAGCAGGGTCTGTGGAACCTCTTCATGCCCGACGCCGAACTCGGCGCCGACCTCACCAACGTCGAGTACGCCCCGCTTGCCGAGGAGATGGGACGCTCGCCGTTCGTCTCCGCAATCTTCAACTGCGACGCCCCCGACACCGGGAACATGGAGGTGCTCTACCACTACGGCAGCCCCGCACAGAAGGAGCGCTGGCTACGCCCGCTGCTCGACGGCGAGATCCGCTCGGCGTTCTGCATGACCGAACCTGAGGTGGCGTCCTCCGACGCCACCAACATGGCCGCGACCGCGATCGTCGAGGGTGACGAGGTGGTGCTGAACGGCCGCAAGTGGTGGAGTACCGGCATCGGTAGCCCCGACTGCAAGATCCTCATCTTCATGGGCCTCACCGATCCGGAAGCGCACCGGTATCAACGGCATTCGATGGTGCTGGTCCCGATGGACACCCCCGGCGTCAAGGTCGAGCGGATGCTCTCGACCATGGGTTTCTACGACGAGCCCGGCGGGCACGGCGAGGTGTCGTTCACCGATGTGCGGTTGCCGCTGGACGCGATCATCGCCGGTCCCGGAAGGGGATTCGAGATCGCACAGGGGCGCCTGGGTCCGGGACGTGTGCACCACTGCATGCGTCTGGTCGGTCTCGCCGAGGCCGCGCTCGAACTTGCGATCCGCCGCGGCACCGAACGCGTTGCGTTCGGCAAGCCGTTGATCAATCTGGGTGGCAACCGCGAACGCGTCGCCGACGCCCGGATCGCGATCAACCAGTTGCGGTTGCTGGTGCTCAACACCGCGTGGCTGCTCGACACCCAGGGCATCGCGGGCGCGCGGTCGGCGGTGTCCGAGATCAAGGTCGCCGCACCGCGCGTCGCGCAGCAGGTGATCGACTTCGCGATCCAGATCCACGGCGGCGGAGGGTTGTCCGACGACTTCCCGCTCGCCGGTGCGTGGACGGCGGCCCGGGCGCTGCGGCTGGCCGACGGCCCCGACGAGGTGCACCAGGGCCTGGTGGCCCGCTTCGAGTTGGGCAAGTACCAGTGA
- a CDS encoding TetR/AcrR family transcriptional regulator, protein MSTETGAPRRRLPPEERKRQLVAIGLQELAARPIHALSIDRVAEQAGISRGLLFRYFPTKQDYYVAVVGAAARRLLRAAKADPADPAGEPLRAVVHAFVSFIDRHGANYQSFFHGGFGADPQIREIREHMKNTMVERTLEATGSEPSAATRILLRGWWSMVESLAIDRTTEPVFTVDDVVDHALASLPAPLRCALYPHGD, encoded by the coding sequence TTGTCGACCGAAACCGGCGCCCCCCGCCGCCGGCTGCCTCCGGAGGAGCGCAAGCGCCAGCTGGTCGCAATCGGCCTGCAGGAACTGGCGGCCCGGCCGATCCATGCGCTGTCCATCGACCGCGTCGCCGAACAGGCCGGGATATCGCGCGGCCTCCTGTTCCGCTATTTCCCAACGAAGCAGGACTACTACGTCGCCGTTGTGGGGGCAGCCGCCCGCCGACTGCTGCGCGCAGCCAAGGCAGACCCTGCCGATCCCGCCGGTGAACCGCTCCGGGCAGTCGTGCACGCATTCGTCTCGTTCATCGACCGGCACGGCGCAAACTACCAATCGTTCTTCCACGGCGGCTTCGGCGCCGACCCGCAGATCCGGGAGATCCGCGAGCACATGAAGAACACGATGGTCGAGCGCACGCTCGAGGCGACCGGCAGCGAACCGTCCGCGGCCACCCGGATCCTGCTACGCGGCTGGTGGTCGATGGTCGAGAGCCTCGCCATAGACCGCACCACCGAGCCGGTGTTCACCGTCGACGACGTCGTCGATCACGCACTGGCCAGCCTGCCTGCTCCGCTCAGGTGCGCCCTGTATCCACACGGTGACTAA
- a CDS encoding LuxR C-terminal-related transcriptional regulator, with the protein MAPPGFGKTTALAAWARAGTQPTAWLSLSRHDRGPESFAAGLVTALHRTAERHGLPVRGRFIAPNGRQALITHLERVASGLPGPVVVIVDDAHLAEADDLVEVIRPMAESASGSIRFVLAGTGKLDTWFNRQLVGGAATLVTSQDLALTTVEIVEATSDFDAPASAEVAASVHRETGGWPVAVRLALLNLDDRAATNPALPANISDDLLTGYVTDTVLNHLPPELAEFVLATTTCDRIDADLATALSGHRHSAPLLEECVRRGLFLDRYVGADGSTAYRWHDVFAQRCRVALQRLDAASAARLDLVAADWLAPRFPIEATVHAMRAGAPGRAVDIIREHWLRLVIESHASALNARCLALPTNLADTPEILLIRACCVDVLGDSAGSALLLARARSTGPAHPAVAAHLESTRALADLFLAHRPADLEAAADRVRAALDIGGTAHHSHAHAVFLLGWTELRLRRDTPAAVRFLAAARNEARAAGHRVLAHRAASNLAFALAFGGEFLQAELTLDQAPPAAADGDTEWFQYDGGIELVTRGFIHYWHDELAAAQATFRTLSMPAGEHTAYTSLARIFYALTVAAAHDAGALDEAAHLLTEVVDAEVHGVPWQTFRTATAAALAAAGGDIELACKRLDSLDFSRSLPMVTVLAAEMYRRAGRLDDAARCLKRIVGLPTSYVKVSGLVTAAQIGWSQGAHQRAHRQLERALDIAEPQRIIRPFGRMDAPFRTLLTEHAAWGTRHEQLLATLLARAESAADRQPLGSSLTRREREILGFLYTRMTAAEIAAELFVSVNTVRTHQRSIYRKLGVTNRREAVQLRP; encoded by the coding sequence GTGGCACCTCCCGGTTTCGGCAAGACCACCGCGCTCGCGGCGTGGGCGCGGGCCGGCACCCAACCGACTGCATGGCTGTCGCTCTCCCGACACGACCGTGGGCCCGAGAGCTTCGCGGCAGGGCTGGTCACCGCGCTGCACAGGACGGCCGAGAGGCACGGACTCCCGGTACGCGGCAGATTCATCGCGCCCAACGGCCGGCAGGCCCTGATCACACACCTCGAACGAGTAGCGAGCGGCCTTCCCGGCCCCGTGGTGGTGATCGTCGACGACGCCCATTTGGCCGAGGCCGATGACCTTGTCGAAGTCATCCGCCCGATGGCCGAATCGGCTTCCGGCAGCATTCGATTCGTCCTCGCGGGTACCGGGAAGCTCGACACTTGGTTCAACCGACAGCTGGTCGGCGGGGCTGCAACCCTGGTCACCTCGCAGGATCTCGCATTGACGACTGTGGAAATCGTGGAGGCGACCAGCGATTTCGACGCTCCGGCGTCCGCGGAAGTGGCCGCGTCGGTGCACCGTGAAACGGGCGGCTGGCCGGTTGCTGTGCGGCTGGCACTGTTGAACCTCGACGATCGGGCGGCGACCAACCCGGCCCTTCCGGCGAATATCTCCGATGACCTGCTCACCGGCTACGTGACCGACACGGTACTGAACCACCTGCCACCGGAACTGGCCGAGTTCGTCCTCGCAACCACGACGTGCGATCGGATCGATGCCGATCTCGCGACGGCGCTGAGCGGCCACCGTCACAGCGCGCCGCTGCTCGAGGAGTGCGTCCGTCGTGGACTGTTCCTCGACCGGTACGTCGGCGCGGACGGTAGCACCGCGTATCGCTGGCACGATGTGTTTGCGCAACGGTGTCGGGTAGCGCTACAACGGCTGGACGCGGCAAGCGCGGCACGGCTCGACCTGGTGGCCGCCGACTGGCTCGCCCCGAGGTTCCCGATCGAGGCGACGGTTCACGCAATGCGCGCGGGCGCGCCGGGTCGCGCCGTCGACATCATCCGCGAGCACTGGTTGCGACTGGTGATCGAGTCACACGCGAGTGCCCTGAATGCACGGTGCCTCGCGCTCCCGACCAACCTCGCGGACACCCCCGAGATACTGCTCATCCGCGCGTGCTGTGTCGATGTCCTCGGCGATTCGGCCGGTTCGGCGCTCCTCCTCGCCCGCGCCCGGTCGACGGGACCGGCCCACCCCGCTGTCGCCGCGCACCTGGAATCGACCCGGGCACTCGCCGACCTGTTCCTCGCGCATCGGCCGGCGGACCTGGAGGCCGCAGCCGACCGGGTACGGGCCGCGCTCGACATCGGGGGTACCGCACACCACAGTCATGCTCACGCGGTCTTCCTCCTCGGCTGGACGGAATTGCGACTGCGCCGCGACACCCCGGCAGCTGTGCGCTTCCTCGCCGCCGCGAGGAACGAGGCTCGGGCCGCCGGTCATCGCGTCCTCGCCCACCGAGCCGCCTCCAATCTGGCATTCGCACTCGCATTCGGCGGGGAGTTCCTACAGGCGGAGCTCACACTGGACCAGGCACCTCCAGCGGCTGCCGACGGGGACACCGAGTGGTTCCAGTACGACGGTGGAATCGAGCTCGTCACACGGGGCTTCATCCATTACTGGCACGACGAGTTGGCGGCGGCGCAGGCGACCTTCCGCACGTTGTCGATGCCGGCCGGAGAGCACACCGCGTACACCTCGCTCGCACGTATCTTCTACGCGCTGACCGTGGCGGCCGCCCACGACGCCGGCGCACTCGACGAAGCCGCGCACCTTCTGACCGAGGTTGTCGACGCCGAAGTCCACGGCGTTCCCTGGCAGACGTTCCGGACCGCCACAGCCGCCGCACTTGCCGCCGCGGGTGGCGACATCGAACTCGCCTGCAAACGCCTCGACAGCCTGGACTTCTCCCGCAGCCTGCCGATGGTAACGGTCCTGGCGGCCGAGATGTACCGGCGCGCTGGGCGCCTGGACGACGCCGCACGGTGCCTGAAGCGAATCGTGGGGCTGCCGACCTCCTACGTCAAGGTCAGCGGTCTCGTCACCGCGGCCCAGATCGGCTGGAGCCAGGGCGCTCACCAGCGTGCGCACCGACAGCTCGAGCGCGCCCTGGATATCGCGGAACCCCAACGGATCATCCGACCGTTCGGCCGGATGGATGCGCCCTTCCGGACCCTCCTCACCGAGCACGCGGCCTGGGGCACCCGACACGAACAGCTCCTGGCGACGCTCCTCGCCCGTGCCGAATCGGCGGCCGACCGTCAACCGCTCGGCTCCTCTCTCACCCGACGCGAACGCGAGATCCTCGGATTCCTCTACACCCGCATGACCGCCGCCGAGATCGCTGCCGAACTGTTCGTGTCCGTCAACACCGTTCGCACACATCAGCGATCCATCTATCGCAAGCTCGGAGTCACCAATCGGCGTGAGGCCGTTCAGCTCAGGCCGTGA
- a CDS encoding GAP family protein, with translation MNTVIGDLLPLAVAIAISPVPIIGATLLLMGPRARVLGPCFLIGWVLGVLTSVVAFTLLAGVLPESSPSEGQPVVGTVQLLLGATLLGMAVRQMRSRPQPDDEQGLPAWMTKFDTMRPGASLGTAALLAAVSPKNLFLAIAAGSVLGTSGLGVGSVAICISIFVAVASLMIAVPTVGYLVAPERAVPLLDSIRTWLASNNATIMAVLLLVLGTKLIGSGLGAL, from the coding sequence ATGAACACCGTTATCGGCGATCTGCTCCCTTTGGCTGTCGCGATCGCGATCAGCCCGGTGCCGATCATCGGCGCCACGCTGCTGCTGATGGGGCCGCGGGCGCGCGTCCTCGGACCGTGCTTCCTCATCGGCTGGGTGCTGGGGGTCCTCACCAGCGTCGTCGCGTTCACGTTGCTGGCGGGTGTCCTTCCCGAGTCGTCGCCTTCCGAGGGCCAACCGGTGGTCGGAACCGTGCAGCTGCTCCTCGGCGCCACGCTACTGGGAATGGCTGTGCGCCAGATGCGGTCGAGGCCGCAGCCAGACGACGAACAGGGTCTACCGGCATGGATGACGAAGTTCGACACGATGCGCCCGGGTGCTTCACTGGGAACGGCGGCCCTCCTCGCTGCCGTCAGCCCGAAGAACCTGTTCCTGGCGATCGCCGCCGGATCGGTACTCGGCACCTCCGGCCTCGGCGTCGGGTCGGTAGCGATCTGCATCAGCATCTTCGTCGCCGTCGCCTCCCTCATGATCGCGGTGCCGACGGTCGGATACCTGGTCGCTCCGGAACGGGCTGTACCGCTGCTCGATTCGATCCGCACTTGGTTGGCGTCCAACAACGCCACCATCATGGCAGTGCTGCTGCTGGTCCTCGGAACCAAACTCATCGGCAGCGGATTGGGGGCGTTGTGA
- a CDS encoding DUF1214 domain-containing protein, giving the protein MSIRVNVDNFVRAETDRMFADLQRDAGGVNLLQHNREPAPIDRQTVIRLNRDTLYSSAVVDISAGATLTLPEHDERYVSAMVVNRDHYVGAIYHDAGEYPLTADTFGSPHVLVAVRTLADPTNPDDVQKVAKIQDQIAIDAASAQPFVSPEYDKASLDATRSALLELASGLTSFDASFGRKDQVDPVRHLIGTAAGWGGLPSSEATYIGVAPDVPSGNYELTLRDVPVDGFWSVSVYNAQGYFEPNPQNAYSVNNITGASNADGSVTVRFGDYPEGTPNALPVADGWNFLVRLYRPRPQVLDGTWQLPDLHPAP; this is encoded by the coding sequence TTGAGTATTCGTGTCAACGTAGACAACTTCGTGCGAGCCGAGACCGACCGAATGTTCGCCGACCTGCAGCGCGACGCCGGAGGCGTCAACCTGCTCCAACACAATCGTGAACCTGCCCCGATCGACCGTCAGACGGTGATCCGCCTGAACCGCGACACGCTGTACAGTTCCGCGGTTGTCGATATCTCGGCGGGTGCAACGCTTACTCTCCCGGAGCACGACGAGCGGTATGTCTCGGCGATGGTGGTGAACCGGGACCACTACGTCGGGGCCATCTATCACGATGCCGGCGAATACCCCCTGACTGCCGACACATTCGGCTCGCCGCACGTCCTCGTGGCAGTGCGTACGCTGGCTGACCCGACAAACCCCGACGACGTGCAGAAAGTAGCGAAGATTCAGGACCAGATCGCAATCGACGCCGCCTCGGCCCAACCCTTCGTCTCACCGGAGTACGACAAGGCCAGCCTCGACGCCACCCGGTCTGCACTGCTCGAACTGGCGAGCGGACTCACCAGCTTCGATGCTTCCTTCGGCCGCAAAGACCAGGTCGACCCGGTACGGCATCTGATCGGTACCGCCGCCGGATGGGGTGGACTACCGAGCAGCGAGGCCACCTACATCGGTGTCGCGCCCGATGTGCCGTCCGGCAACTACGAGCTGACGCTGCGGGATGTCCCGGTCGACGGCTTCTGGTCCGTCTCCGTATACAACGCGCAGGGATACTTCGAGCCGAACCCGCAGAACGCGTACAGCGTCAACAACATCACCGGGGCATCGAACGCTGACGGTTCCGTGACGGTCCGGTTCGGCGACTACCCGGAAGGCACCCCCAACGCGCTCCCTGTCGCCGACGGCTGGAACTTCCTTGTCCGCCTGTACCGACCGCGTCCGCAGGTGTTGGACGGGACGTGGCAGCTACCGGACCTGCACCCAGCGCCCTAA